Within Lytechinus pictus isolate F3 Inbred chromosome 7, Lp3.0, whole genome shotgun sequence, the genomic segment GAGTATACGTTTTGGTTAAGagttaaacatcaaataatatgatattcaaagaaAATCCTGATCATAAAAGATAATGAATTTGGGACCTAACAAGCAGAAACTTTGTTTCCGAAGCCGATTAAAATCCGAAGatgtaaaagtgaaatatgctCGATGTATTGCCTGCCGTGATTGCCTGCATGCACTCTTGCTTAACACGAGCTGAATGAATGATACTGCACATGAGTTGTAGAGAGAGGGGGGCAGTTTGTGGCGTTAATAGTGCAGTGCAACGCCTGATTTTCAGCCCTTGCAAAATCAGGGACTGTAACTTCAGCCACTGGCGTACAAATGGGGGTGTGGATTGGGGGGCCCCCAAGTGTttcacggccaagaaaaaaaaggagaaaaggaaagggaaagaatggaatattgtattatgtcaaaatatagatttttgtattgaaaagttcaacatttttgcttcagctgccatacttagccccctcaatttttttttacacattacGCCACTTGCTTCAGCCAATAGATCTGGTGCAGAACAGTCTTAACTAGTGGTATCATTGGTATGTTGTGAAATAGTCactaatcatttttatttaataaataatgtgtattttgttggcatttgtatttcttctgttgatattaattagagcccCTCTGGGCAATTTAAAAGGCTCATATTCCAAAAACTTCTGGGGGTTCTGCCCCCTCGACCCCAACCAGAGGCCTCTGGACCCCTTCCGAAATACTTTGCTGGCTTGCGTAATGGATAGTGGAGCATTacagattctcaacaagaaatatggagcttcaaaaaaagtaattgcgAATGGCTGATTTAAATATTACAACATAGGGAGgaaattacataaaatattgGTGTTTCATACATTCTTTTTCCTACACGAAGTGCAGACTATAATGACTTGCTAATGCTGACTCCTTAGTCAATAAATATTACAgtttatattttctaaaaattttgGCCAAATGTCCTTAATCTACACAACACATATTTCTATAAATTTGTTACTGTTATCAGCAACATATTATTGTATTTTGCATGAGTGAAACATTTCCTTCTAAAAAACACCCCAAAGTTGTAAACAGGATCCTGTATTACACAATGTCTAGCAAATGATCATAGCTCATACATGTagctaattttcattttcataattgattCCATTGGTAATTATGtggaatcaatcataaaaataaccTGTAATGATCAATCATTAAGCTTTTAGATGTGAAGACCTAGATCATTATACTCACTTCAGGTGTATTGGTAGAACTGGCCTTGGAAGCTGCTGAAGCACCTGTAGTCACGTTGCCCTTGGCAATTAAGTCACTACTCCTGGTTAAATCCCCAAGTTCAAAGTGTAAGCTCTGCACATCAAAATGCTCAAATGCTCTCCTCCTAACACCCTCTTCAATCCTTGTTTCAAGCATTTCATCAGCAGTTCTATTGTCACTGTTTTCTTTGGAAATATCACCTCTTTCCCCTTTTCGCAGTTTCCTAAAGAAGGAGCCCTCGTGCCTGCGCTCATTGTTCGAGTATGATTTAGTTCTGtccctcttttctcttttgCTCGGGTACCTGCGAGGTTGTTTAGGACTGGGTATGGTTTGGCTTCTTTCGATAGTAGTACTGCGTTGCTTGGGTGGTGCCTGCGGTGTCTGTGGTGTCCGTGCAGGCAGAGGGGCAGTGTTGCTGCGCCCATCGTGTACTGTGGTCACACGACCCTGGATAAGCTGCTTGAACTGTGGTGGCGCTGGACTGCGCTCATCCACAGCCTTGTAGTCCTGCAGCATTCTAAAGAAACTCTCTCCTCCCGTACTCTGCACATCTATCGAGGATGTACTCCCAAAATCCCTTGTAACAGCAGCTGCATTGAAGTCTGTTTTCTCAATTATGTCTAATGTTGAGTTACTCATACTACGCCTCAAATTCTGTGTCAGAGGCATGCGGGGTAAGTCACCCCCACGGTTAAACTTCCTGAGATTATCTGTGGTCAACGCTAGGGTTCGATGACTTTCCGTTGAGGCACTGACCACCCCAAGAGCTTGCTCAAAGTATTTTCCGTCAGGGCTGGTATTGTGCCTTCGATGTTGAGGGGATCTGTGAGTCCGTTTTTCCTCATCTCTCCAATACTGCCTAGCTTCCTCTTTACTTCTAAGCCAAGGGCTCTGCCTTGCAAGCAAGTCCTGCGTTGATGACATGAGTTCCTTGTGATAGTCTTTCTCATTATCCGCAACTTCAGATGCTTCCTCGTTGGCCTGGAAATCGACCTTCACTGGAGTTGCTCGAAATTGACCAGTGGTCAAACCGAGTTGACCACTACCACTATCTCCACTGCTCCTTCCCCAAGAGCGGCTATCGCTCCTTGGGGTACTCACACCCCTAGATACTGTGCTCCCCGACTGGTATCCGTTGCCCTGGCTCTGCGTGGCTGAGCCTGGCCTGTAATAGTTATCTTCCGATTGTTGAGATGAAGAGGAGTGACCGTTTTGTACCACCTTGCTGTGATAATAATCGGCCATCTCCTGCGCACTTTGTCTTGCTGATTGGATCAGCTCTGGTTGTACCGCTCCGCTGTGTGCGTAGTTCCCATGCACTCCTCTACTTGCTGTGGCCATATTCAGCCATGCACCCTAATCGCCTCACCTTTCCCCTGACTGCAACAAAAACAGAACCCACCTCTCAAGCTGAAAATCTGCTAATCATTTCTTTGTCTGAATCAACACCATTACTGTCGTTCATAATTCATATCCTCCTCTATATATTACAGTGATTCACATTGAAATAAAAGCTTCAAAATAAGTGATCCGATCCACCAGAGAGTAACCCACACACTGTTAGATAGATGTACATCCTGCACTATCCACGACCTGGACCAGAATGGATATCACACACAATGGTTTCCTGGCCAAAACAACAGCTCTGCTCCTGTGTGTCGGGTTGCCCCTTCCTTCCTGGTCTGGTGGCTGAGTCAAGCATTGATTTGTCAACAGACAAATGCCTGTATGGACGGTTGGAACGGTCTGCCTGTAATCACATGCTCATCCCCTGATCAGCGTTTCCAGGTCAAGCGAGTAGATCCAGTAGCAGTGTGGTCGGTCGGACAGGACCTTGAATTAGGGTAAATCCGTCTGTGgtttggagagaaaaaaatggaacAGAAATTtaggatgataaaaaaaaacataaaagcaGGAGGAAGACTTTTGAAGATACctgaaaaacaatatataattcAAGCTGATTAACTTTCAAAACATCTATCATATTTATAAGACATGCTATTGTAAttttccaaaaatatttaatacaTGCATGAGCTTTCTTTAAAGATGCctgaaaatacattttccaacaaattgta encodes:
- the LOC129265342 gene encoding signal-induced proliferation-associated 1-like protein 1 → MATASRGVHGNYAHSGAVQPELIQSARQSAQEMADYYHSKVVQNGHSSSSQQSEDNYYRPGSATQSQGNGYQSGSTVSRGVSTPRSDSRSWGRSSGDSGSGQLGLTTGQFRATPVKVDFQANEEASEVADNEKDYHKELMSSTQDLLARQSPWLRSKEEARQYWRDEEKRTHRSPQHRRHNTSPDGKYFEQALGVVSASTESHRTLALTTDNLRKFNRGGDLPRMPLTQNLRRSMSNSTLDIIEKTDFNAAAVTRDFGSTSSIDVQSTGGESFFRMLQDYKAVDERSPAPPQFKQLIQGRVTTVHDGRSNTAPLPARTPQTPQAPPKQRSTTIERSQTIPSPKQPRRYPSKREKRDRTKSYSNNERRHEGSFFRKLRKGERGDISKENSDNRTADEMLETRIEEGVRRRAFEHFDVQSLHFELGDLTRSSDLIAKGNVTTGASAASKASSTNTPEGSVEDLLTNEEQDPGDKQSNDLLSSCPYFRNEIGDEVEPRVTLSKMGMLSTRAMRRYRHQTILEKRGASELITNDDQSNYVWRGPVIEHMDQGALYYRKYFYKHEHQNYFGVDDFLGPLAVSVRRERVEEQESPVENSKDHNMRYRYRILLRSSEVSIA